The following proteins are encoded in a genomic region of Nicoliella spurrieriana:
- a CDS encoding glycoside hydrolase family 13 protein: MAKNDWFKDSVVYQIYPMSFQDSNGDGIGDLKGIESRLDYVKKLGANTIWLNPIYKSPNKDNGYDIADYESIQPAYGTMADFDSLLAAMHSKGIKLLMDLVVNHTSDQNEWFQESKKSRDNKYADFYIWRDPVDGHAPNNWGSNFAGSAWTFVPERGQYYLHCFAEGQPDLNWRNPEVREAVYSLMRFWLDKGVDGFRMDVINYISKPDGLPDGPVPAGSKYSPCEPLTTNGPHLLEYLNEMNDKVLSKYDMMTVGEMPATNPEDAVRYANLDGSGLNMIFQFEHVSLSFNPDQAIGKWNDEPVKLTELKHSLSRWQAGLDGKSWNSLYWNNHDQPRAVSRFANDEPEFRVRAAKMLGTTLHMLQGTPYVYEGEELGMTNGHFTSLDQYEDIESINAYKQIVDQEHLVSGDKMLSYLASRSRDNARTPMQWDNGKYAGFTTGDKPWYRLNANYPEINAADELVDQDSVFYYYQKLIQLRRDNDIIRYGRFEALDPKDDAVFAYKRHYNDLTLVSINNFTAESVARDYQIPAGAQLLIGNYADDQGTELRPFESKVYLF; encoded by the coding sequence ATGGCAAAAAATGATTGGTTCAAAGATTCAGTGGTTTATCAAATCTATCCAATGAGTTTCCAAGACAGTAATGGCGACGGCATTGGTGACCTAAAGGGAATTGAAAGCCGCCTCGACTACGTTAAAAAATTAGGGGCGAACACAATTTGGCTCAACCCCATTTATAAGTCACCAAATAAGGATAATGGATACGATATCGCTGATTATGAATCCATTCAACCCGCATACGGGACCATGGCCGACTTTGATTCACTACTCGCAGCCATGCACTCCAAGGGGATTAAATTATTAATGGACCTCGTGGTCAACCATACTTCTGATCAAAACGAATGGTTCCAAGAAAGTAAAAAGTCGCGTGATAACAAGTACGCTGACTTCTACATCTGGCGCGACCCCGTTGATGGTCACGCGCCTAATAACTGGGGCTCCAATTTCGCTGGTTCGGCGTGGACGTTCGTTCCAGAACGGGGGCAATACTACCTCCACTGTTTTGCGGAAGGCCAACCCGATTTAAACTGGCGCAATCCTGAAGTGCGGGAGGCCGTTTACAGTTTAATGCGTTTTTGGCTCGACAAGGGTGTGGATGGCTTCCGGATGGACGTTATTAACTACATCTCAAAGCCAGACGGGCTCCCAGACGGACCCGTTCCAGCTGGTTCAAAGTACTCACCTTGTGAACCACTGACCACTAATGGTCCCCACCTGTTAGAATACCTTAACGAAATGAACGATAAGGTCCTTTCCAAGTACGACATGATGACGGTGGGTGAAATGCCCGCTACCAACCCCGAAGATGCAGTCCGGTATGCCAACTTGGACGGGAGTGGTTTGAACATGATCTTCCAATTCGAACACGTCAGCCTCTCGTTCAATCCAGACCAAGCCATTGGTAAGTGGAACGATGAACCGGTGAAATTGACCGAACTAAAGCACTCCCTATCCCGTTGGCAAGCGGGCTTGGACGGTAAGAGTTGGAACAGTCTTTACTGGAACAACCACGACCAACCACGGGCCGTTTCGCGGTTTGCTAATGACGAACCTGAATTTCGGGTTCGAGCTGCTAAGATGCTAGGGACGACCCTCCACATGTTGCAAGGGACCCCCTATGTCTACGAAGGTGAAGAATTAGGGATGACCAACGGCCACTTCACTAGCCTCGACCAATACGAAGACATTGAATCAATCAACGCCTACAAGCAAATTGTGGATCAAGAACACCTCGTTAGTGGCGACAAGATGCTAAGTTACCTTGCATCCCGTTCCCGTGATAACGCCAGAACCCCAATGCAATGGGATAATGGTAAGTACGCAGGCTTCACCACGGGTGACAAGCCATGGTACCGGTTGAACGCTAACTACCCTGAAATTAACGCTGCCGATGAGTTAGTAGATCAAGATTCCGTTTTCTACTACTACCAAAAGTTGATTCAACTAAGACGCGACAATGACATCATCAGATACGGTCGTTTTGAAGCGCTAGATCCTAAAGACGACGCTGTCTTTGCTTACAAGCGCCATTACAACGATTTAACGTTAGTTTCGATCAATAACTTTACCGCCGAAAGCGTTGCGCGTGATTACCAGATCCCAGCAGGAGCCCAATTGTTAATTGGTAACTATGCTGATGACCAAGGAACTGAATTACGCCCATTTGAAAGTAAGGTTTACCTCTTCTAA
- a CDS encoding dihydrolipoyl dehydrogenase family protein — MANYDYDVLFIGAGHGSDGAPLLAKAGYRVAKVEAERVGGTCTNWGCNAKLVLDGPVELTRQQERMQSVVNGNLTPDWAANMRYKHAVIDPLANGLENKFTNLGIDMLHGWATLKDAHTVDIDGTQKTADQIVIATGLHPNQIDVPGTELAHNSKDFLALTDLPDDIVIVGSGYIAMEFATIANQFGANVTVMMHGDRALRKFYQPYAEAIVADLTKRGVQFVPTANVSGFTQDGHRFSVAYGDGQTKTTDWILDATGRVPNVAGYGLDELGIEYDRHGIKVNDHLQTNVSNIFAAGDITDTKYPNLTPSATFQSKYIARFISGETAAPIEDPVIPSVTFTSPRIAEAGVSIAEATASDEYQVVFADLTKDWFRQVDHQHLAQQALVFDRKHHLVGATEMSEQADTAINSLLPAIALQMTPKQIQSIIPLFPSITHEVWKKL; from the coding sequence ATGGCAAATTATGATTATGATGTCTTATTCATCGGTGCTGGGCACGGCTCAGACGGTGCTCCACTGCTAGCCAAGGCGGGCTATCGGGTCGCTAAAGTCGAAGCCGAACGGGTCGGCGGTACCTGTACCAATTGGGGCTGTAACGCCAAGCTCGTTTTAGATGGGCCAGTCGAACTCACCCGACAACAAGAACGGATGCAAAGCGTCGTCAACGGAAACCTGACCCCCGACTGGGCGGCTAACATGCGCTACAAGCATGCGGTCATCGACCCACTTGCCAATGGTTTGGAAAATAAATTCACTAACCTGGGTATCGACATGCTGCACGGATGGGCAACGCTAAAGGACGCCCACACCGTCGACATTGACGGCACGCAAAAGACTGCCGATCAAATCGTCATTGCGACCGGCCTGCACCCCAACCAAATCGACGTGCCTGGCACGGAATTGGCCCACAATAGTAAGGACTTTTTAGCCCTAACCGACCTGCCCGACGACATCGTCATCGTCGGGAGTGGCTACATCGCCATGGAATTTGCCACGATCGCCAATCAGTTCGGCGCTAACGTGACGGTCATGATGCATGGTGACCGCGCTCTACGGAAATTCTACCAACCATATGCGGAAGCCATCGTAGCCGATTTAACGAAGCGCGGCGTTCAATTCGTCCCCACCGCTAACGTGAGTGGGTTTACTCAGGATGGTCATCGGTTTAGCGTTGCATACGGCGATGGTCAAACCAAAACGACCGATTGGATCTTAGACGCGACCGGCCGGGTCCCAAACGTTGCTGGTTACGGGCTGGATGAACTAGGGATTGAATATGATCGTCACGGCATCAAGGTCAATGACCACCTGCAGACCAACGTGTCAAACATCTTTGCGGCTGGTGACATTACCGATACTAAGTATCCTAACCTGACTCCATCGGCCACCTTCCAATCGAAATATATTGCCCGCTTCATTAGTGGTGAAACCGCTGCCCCAATTGAAGATCCAGTCATTCCATCGGTGACCTTCACATCGCCACGAATTGCCGAAGCCGGTGTTTCAATTGCTGAGGCGACCGCTAGTGATGAATACCAAGTCGTCTTTGCCGACTTGACTAAGGATTGGTTCCGCCAGGTCGACCACCAACACCTAGCTCAACAGGCGCTCGTGTTCGACCGCAAACACCACTTGGTCGGTGCGACTGAAATGAGCGAACAGGCTGATACCGCCATCAATTCGCTTCTGCCAGCAATTGCATTACAGATGACCCCCAAGCAAATTCAATCAATCATTCCACTCTTCCCATCCATCACGCACGAAGTTTGGAAAAAGCTTTAA
- a CDS encoding dihydrolipoyl dehydrogenase family protein, with amino-acid sequence MATNYDYDVLYLGAGHGTFDGAIPLAGTGKKVAVVEAEAIGGTCPNWGCNAKIALDAPVALTREQERIKDQLNGEQSTINWTANMSRKHSIIDVLPGAIEGMMKDAGIDVIKGYGKLTDAHTVEVDGEQKTADKIVIATGLTPHKLNIPGTELAHNSKDFLALTHLPKRITIVGGGYIAMEFATIANAAGAEVTVMLHSDVALRPFYQPFVKKVLVDLQRRGVHFVKNSNVRGFKKVDDALAVEYGEDDTLATDWILDATGRVPNVHGLGLEEVGVKFDERHGIDVNDHLQTSVENIYASGDVINSKQPKLTPTAIFETTYLTSLFSGQTTDPIDFPAVGTNAFTSPRISEAGVSVAEAEKDDNYKVVKADLSADWYYQVDNDSIAERALVFDKEGHLVGASEVSSHAVESINTLLPAIEFKYTKEQLGRIIQIFPSVASDVWATI; translated from the coding sequence ATGGCTACAAATTACGATTATGATGTTCTTTATTTAGGTGCCGGACACGGAACCTTTGATGGTGCGATTCCTTTGGCAGGTACCGGCAAGAAGGTTGCCGTTGTCGAAGCAGAAGCAATTGGTGGGACCTGCCCTAACTGGGGTTGTAACGCTAAGATCGCTTTGGACGCACCAGTTGCTTTAACTCGTGAACAAGAACGCATCAAAGACCAATTAAACGGTGAACAATCCACCATTAACTGGACTGCTAACATGTCACGCAAGCACTCCATCATCGACGTGTTGCCTGGTGCAATTGAAGGCATGATGAAGGATGCTGGAATTGACGTTATCAAGGGTTACGGTAAGTTAACCGATGCCCACACCGTTGAAGTGGATGGCGAACAAAAGACCGCTGACAAGATTGTAATTGCCACTGGTTTGACTCCACATAAGTTAAACATCCCTGGCACTGAATTAGCTCACAACAGCAAGGACTTCCTTGCATTGACCCACTTACCAAAGCGGATCACCATCGTTGGTGGTGGTTACATCGCCATGGAATTTGCTACGATTGCTAACGCCGCTGGTGCTGAAGTTACCGTAATGCTCCACAGTGACGTTGCACTCCGTCCATTCTACCAACCATTCGTTAAGAAGGTCTTGGTAGACTTACAACGGCGTGGGGTTCACTTCGTTAAGAACAGTAACGTCCGCGGCTTTAAGAAGGTCGATGATGCGCTTGCCGTTGAATACGGTGAAGACGACACCCTTGCTACTGACTGGATCTTAGATGCTACTGGTCGGGTTCCTAACGTTCATGGCTTAGGCCTTGAAGAAGTTGGGGTTAAGTTCGATGAACGCCATGGAATTGACGTTAACGACCATCTCCAAACTAGCGTTGAAAACATCTACGCTTCAGGAGATGTCATCAACAGTAAGCAACCTAAGTTGACCCCAACGGCCATCTTTGAAACGACCTACTTGACTTCACTATTCTCAGGTCAAACCACTGATCCAATCGACTTCCCAGCCGTTGGAACCAACGCCTTTACTTCCCCACGGATTTCAGAAGCTGGTGTTTCAGTTGCTGAAGCTGAAAAGGATGATAACTACAAGGTCGTTAAAGCTGACCTAAGTGCTGATTGGTACTACCAAGTTGACAATGACAGCATTGCTGAACGGGCATTGGTATTTGACAAGGAAGGCCACCTCGTTGGTGCTTCCGAAGTTAGCTCCCACGCTGTTGAATCCATCAACACCTTGTTGCCTGCAATTGAATTCAAGTACACGAAGGAACAATTGGGCCGGATTATTCAAATCTTCCCATCAGTTGCAAGTGACGTTTGGGCAACCATTTAA
- a CDS encoding malolactic enzyme codes for MGYNILNDPFKNKGTAFTMAERKALGLEGLLPPFVQSLDDQAKQAYGQYQAKPSAIEKRIFLMTLFNENRVLFYKLFSQHVVEFMPIVYDPTIAESIENYSELFIQPQNATFLSINDQDSIEQSLKNAADGRDIRLIVVSDAEGILGIGDWGTNGVDIAVGKLMVYTAAAGIDPSQVLPVILDAGTNNEKLLNDPLYLGNHQKRVYGDQYYAFVDKFVQSAERLFPEMYLHFEDFGRSNAAKILNQYKERYTIFNDDIQGTGIIVLAGILGALNISGEKLTDQKYLCFGAGTAGAGIVSRVCEEFVQQGLSEAEAKKHFYLVDKQGLLFDDDETLTPEQKPFARSRAEFANADELTNLAAVVKAVHPTIMVGTSTQPGSFTKAIIKEMAAHTDRPIIFPISNPTKLAEAKAQDLLKWTDGRALIGTGIPVDDIEYNGVTYQIGQANNALVYPGLGLGAIASTATVLNDEMISAAAHSLSGIVDTTKPGAAVLPPVSKLYVFSETVAKAVANSAVKQGLTRKPIADVDQAIKDTKWTPEY; via the coding sequence ATGGGATACAATATTTTAAACGATCCATTCAAGAACAAGGGCACCGCATTCACAATGGCAGAAAGAAAGGCACTGGGCTTAGAGGGGCTCTTGCCACCATTCGTCCAGTCATTGGATGACCAAGCTAAGCAAGCGTATGGCCAATACCAAGCTAAGCCATCGGCAATTGAAAAACGCATCTTTTTAATGACGCTCTTCAACGAAAACCGGGTCCTATTCTACAAGCTCTTTAGCCAACACGTAGTAGAATTCATGCCCATCGTATACGACCCAACGATTGCGGAATCAATTGAAAACTACAGTGAATTATTCATCCAACCGCAAAACGCGACGTTTCTTTCCATCAATGATCAAGATTCAATTGAACAATCATTGAAGAACGCTGCCGATGGTCGGGACATCCGCTTAATCGTGGTCTCAGATGCCGAAGGAATCCTAGGAATTGGTGATTGGGGAACCAACGGGGTCGACATCGCAGTTGGTAAATTAATGGTCTACACCGCCGCCGCTGGCATCGATCCATCCCAAGTCCTCCCAGTGATTTTAGATGCCGGGACTAATAATGAAAAGCTATTAAATGATCCGTTATACCTTGGTAACCACCAAAAGCGGGTCTACGGTGATCAATACTACGCATTCGTCGATAAGTTCGTTCAAAGCGCAGAACGCCTCTTCCCAGAGATGTACCTCCACTTTGAAGATTTTGGCCGTTCCAATGCCGCTAAGATCTTAAATCAGTATAAGGAACGATACACCATCTTTAATGATGATATTCAGGGAACCGGGATTATTGTCTTGGCCGGAATTCTGGGGGCGTTGAACATCTCTGGTGAAAAATTGACCGACCAAAAGTACCTCTGTTTTGGTGCCGGGACCGCCGGGGCTGGAATCGTATCGCGAGTCTGTGAAGAATTTGTTCAACAGGGCCTAAGTGAAGCGGAAGCTAAAAAACACTTCTACCTAGTTGATAAACAGGGCTTATTGTTCGATGACGATGAGACGTTAACCCCAGAACAAAAGCCATTTGCCCGGTCGCGTGCTGAATTTGCCAATGCCGATGAATTGACCAACCTAGCCGCAGTGGTGAAAGCAGTCCACCCGACCATCATGGTCGGGACATCGACGCAACCAGGGTCGTTTACCAAAGCAATCATCAAAGAAATGGCTGCCCACACCGACCGGCCAATCATCTTCCCGATTTCCAATCCGACTAAGTTAGCAGAAGCAAAGGCTCAGGACTTATTGAAGTGGACTGACGGACGTGCCCTAATCGGAACTGGAATCCCAGTTGATGATATTGAATATAACGGCGTTACCTACCAAATCGGGCAAGCTAACAACGCCTTAGTTTACCCCGGGTTAGGCCTGGGCGCCATCGCATCCACTGCGACCGTTTTAAATGATGAAATGATTTCAGCAGCTGCCCACTCGCTCAGTGGAATTGTCGATACTACCAAACCGGGGGCGGCGGTGTTGCCACCAGTTTCTAAACTCTACGTCTTCTCAGAAACCGTCGCTAAGGCGGTGGCCAATAGTGCCGTTAAGCAGGGCTTGACCCGTAAACCGATTGCCGATGTTGATCAGGCGATCAAGGACACTAAGTGGACCCCTGAATATTAA
- a CDS encoding LysR family transcriptional regulator — translation MNTRDLEYFISLTQIKNFSKVAHEFNVSQPTITFALQRLEREMDSRLIIRHRGQDLMVTDSGEQLLMHARAMIKHFQLARAEIANLKQARLVLGLPPTIEDHYFARVATRLKQANLIDRIDTIETGSSATLAALKNGEIDLALIGSINSLEEPTVISEEFDRRPFAIYVSKRHPLAKKRGVYFKDLKNEDFILFKSGFIHNSVINTMAKRNHFRPHVTFRSSGIHSILKMIRANVGISLLSTLISDSNPDIIKVDLLDQDVPKFVTSIVYRRSHRFNHVQTAILQQIRAALIDHSN, via the coding sequence ATGAACACTCGTGATTTAGAATATTTTATATCATTGACCCAAATTAAAAATTTTTCAAAGGTCGCGCATGAATTCAACGTTAGTCAACCGACGATTACCTTTGCCCTCCAACGACTGGAACGGGAAATGGATAGTCGCTTGATTATTCGCCATCGGGGGCAGGATTTAATGGTTACTGATAGCGGCGAGCAACTATTGATGCATGCCCGGGCAATGATTAAGCATTTTCAACTAGCCCGGGCTGAAATTGCCAACCTAAAGCAGGCCCGGTTAGTGTTAGGCTTACCACCGACCATTGAGGACCACTACTTTGCCCGGGTGGCCACCAGGTTAAAGCAGGCTAATTTGATCGATCGGATTGATACGATTGAGACCGGTTCATCAGCAACCCTGGCCGCGTTGAAAAATGGTGAAATTGATTTAGCGCTGATCGGTTCGATTAATTCATTGGAGGAACCGACGGTGATTTCTGAGGAATTTGACCGTCGTCCGTTTGCAATTTATGTCTCTAAGCGCCACCCCCTGGCAAAAAAGCGGGGCGTTTACTTTAAGGATTTAAAAAATGAAGATTTTATTCTGTTTAAAAGTGGCTTTATCCATAACAGCGTCATTAATACGATGGCAAAACGAAACCACTTCAGGCCCCACGTTACTTTTAGGTCCAGTGGCATCCACAGTATTTTAAAGATGATTCGTGCTAATGTTGGAATTAGTTTGTTAAGTACGTTGATTTCTGATTCAAATCCGGATATTATCAAGGTTGATTTATTGGATCAGGATGTGCCAAAATTTGTAACCAGTATTGTCTACCGCCGCTCACACCGGTTCAATCATGTTCAAACCGCTATTTTACAACAAATTAGAGCAGCGTTAATCGACCATTCAAATTAA
- a CDS encoding NADP-dependent oxidoreductase — MNGVISTKAGQLNDLKIEQLRRPEPTANQVLVRVKNSSLNYLDYARFRRAKKPRQRFFNNRFLNRFTNPNLNKILGCDFAGIVEGVGADVQDIQIGDKVFGITDNFQDGAWAEYVCANENNVAFTPSNLNFRDCATLPMAAGTAVTAINGAKVEMNKRILLIGITGGVGLFALQYASSLGANVTGVCSPETINYVQSTYMETLIEAKPNWQKQLKGKFDSVIVINGKRSPSYIRRFLNPNGYYVEVHQSKLDIETNPFGDMMEVGFRWYQGHFEHLFVRPDWLWKVANLAQRGVLHPEIDASFSIRYVQDAIKYAVKNPIDGKIALKMDFDGHYNEER; from the coding sequence TTGAATGGAGTTATATCTACTAAAGCTGGGCAATTAAATGATTTAAAAATTGAGCAACTACGGCGCCCCGAACCAACTGCCAACCAGGTATTAGTCCGGGTTAAAAATTCTTCCTTAAATTATTTGGATTATGCTCGGTTTAGACGGGCTAAAAAGCCACGCCAACGCTTCTTTAATAACCGCTTCTTAAACCGGTTTACGAATCCGAACTTGAATAAAATTCTGGGCTGTGATTTTGCTGGGATCGTGGAGGGGGTCGGTGCCGACGTCCAGGATATTCAAATCGGTGATAAGGTGTTTGGGATTACCGATAATTTTCAGGATGGGGCCTGGGCTGAATATGTCTGCGCCAACGAAAACAACGTGGCGTTTACACCGTCCAATTTAAATTTTAGGGACTGCGCGACCCTCCCGATGGCTGCAGGGACTGCGGTCACCGCCATTAACGGGGCTAAGGTGGAAATGAATAAACGGATCCTGTTAATTGGGATTACCGGAGGCGTCGGCCTGTTTGCCCTCCAATACGCGAGTTCATTGGGAGCGAACGTGACCGGGGTCTGTTCACCGGAAACGATTAATTATGTTCAATCTACCTATATGGAAACGTTAATTGAAGCCAAACCAAATTGGCAAAAACAACTGAAGGGGAAGTTTGATAGTGTCATCGTAATCAACGGGAAGCGCTCGCCGAGCTACATTCGCCGCTTCTTAAACCCCAATGGCTACTACGTGGAAGTCCACCAAAGTAAATTAGATATTGAGACCAATCCATTTGGTGACATGATGGAAGTTGGCTTTCGATGGTATCAGGGCCACTTTGAGCACCTGTTCGTCCGCCCCGATTGGTTGTGGAAGGTCGCTAACTTAGCACAGCGGGGGGTCTTACATCCTGAAATCGACGCTAGCTTTTCGATTCGTTACGTCCAAGACGCCATTAAATACGCGGTTAAAAATCCGATTGATGGCAAAATTGCATTAAAGATGGACTTTGATGGTCATTACAATGAAGAGAGATAA